The following proteins are encoded in a genomic region of Takifugu rubripes chromosome 9, fTakRub1.2, whole genome shotgun sequence:
- the ap3b2 gene encoding AP-3 complex subunit beta-2 isoform X9 codes for MSSSTAFNEEKGGSSSVGEPEYGHDPASGGIFSSDYKRHDDLKEMLDSNKDSLKLEAMKRIVAMIARGKNASDLFPAVVKNVACKNIEVKKLVYVYLVRYAEEQQDLALLSISTFQRGLKDPNQLIRASALRVLSSIRVTIIVPIMMLAIKEAASDMSPYVRKTAAHAIPKLYSLDPEQKDQLIEVIEKLLADKTTLVAGSVVMAFEEVCPERIDLIHKNYRKLCNLLIDVEEWGQVVIINMLTRYARTQFLNPNINESLLEEGSSGDKKFYGSEEDEDEDEDEEEKEKKADALAMAKRKPYVMDPDHRLLLRNTKPLLQSRNAAVVMAVAQLYFHLAPKAEVGVIAKALVRLLRSHSEVQFVVLQNVATMTIKRRGMFEPYLKSFYIRSTDPTQIKVLKLEVLTNLANETNISTILREFQTYIKSMDKDFVAATIQAIGRCATNIGEVRDTCLNGLVQLLSNRDELVVAESVVVIKKLLQMQPEKHSDIIKHMAKLTDNIQVPMARASILWLIGEYCEHVPKIAPDVLRKMAKSFTNEEDIVKLQIINLAAKLYLTNSKQTKLLTQYVLNLAKYDQNYDIRDRARFIRQLIVPTEKSGALSKYAKKLFLALKPAPVLESPFKDRDHFQLGSLSHLLNAKAGGYQELPDWPETAPDPSVRNVEVPEWTKCSSREKRKEKKVEKPFYSDSEGESGPTESADSESDSASSSDSGGSSSNESGSGSESGESEDGSESDDEEEEEEDEDEKGKKKKKNELKKPVQESESEQSSEEEERKQERKSKKSKKPKSESESNSEEDEESESDSSPSESEESEAEVKKKKKAAEAKPSSKPVKKEKKEMSLLDLDDFEPAPSPQVTPVNNFLSNSLVTDLEGLSLSDSVLSPATISPSSALKNFELLHRITGEGLSVDYCFSRQPFSPDANMVAVQMQFTNNGAADTKNLHIEDVKLQSGMRVKEFPEIELLPAGETATAVLGIDFCDSTQAANFQLCTHAKKFFVSIQPPVGELMRPVFLTENEFKKEQGQLMGMNEIAEKLTLDAKCRNEHAIVQRVTAAANLSRVPCGSDRECRFAGRTVTSSSLVLVTVATKEEGAAQLTVNCEKMVIGTMLVKDILLALTQ; via the exons GCACGATGACTTGAAGGAAATGCTGGACAGCAACAAGGACTCCCTGAAACTGGAGGCAATGAAGCGAATCGTGGCC atgaTTGCCAGAGGTAAAAACGCGTCAGATCTCTTCCCAGCTGTGGTGAAAAACGTGGCCTGCAAAAACATTGAG gtgaAGAAACTGGTCTATGTTTACTTGGTGCGTTATGCCGAAGAGCAGCAAGATCTGGCTCTGCTCTCCATTTCCACATTTCAGCGAGGGTTAAAG GATCCTAATCAGCTAATCAGAGCCAGCGCCCTGCGGGTCCTCTCCAGCATCAGAGTCACCATAATCGTCCCCATAATGATGCTGGCCATCAAAGAGGCCGCGTCTGACATGTCTCCGTACGTCAGGAAAACGGCTGCTCATGCGATCCCCAAACTCTACAG TTTGGATCCAGAACAGAAGGACCAGCTGATTGAAGTCATCGAGAAGCTCCTCGCTGACAAGACCACG TTGGTGGCCGGCAGCGTGGTTATGGCCTTTGAGGAGGTTTGTCCAGAGCGTATTGACCTGATTCACAAGAACTACAGGAAGTTGTGCAACCTGCTGATTGACGTGGAGGAGTGGGGGCAGGTGGTCATCATCAACATGCTGACCCGCTACGCCAGGACACAGTTCCTCAACCCCAACATCAAC GAGTccctgctggaggaggggaGCAGCGGGGACAAGAAGTTCTACGGCTCGGAAGAAGACgaagacgaggacgaggacgaagaagagaaagagaagaaggccGATGCTCTCGCCATGGCCAAGAGGAAGCCCTACGTGATGGACCCAGACCACAGGCTGCTCCTGAGGAACACCAAACCGCTCCTGCAGAGCCGCAACGCAGCT GTTGTGATGGCTGTGGCTCAGCTTTATTTCCATCTTGCTCCTAAAGCAGAGGTCGGGGTGATCGCCAAGGCACTGGTGCGTCTGCTGAGGAGCCACAG TGAGGTTCAGTTTGTGGTGCTTCAGAATGTGGCAACAATGACCATCAAGAGAAGG GGGATGTTTGAACCATATCTGAAGAGTTTCTACATCCGCTCCACAGACCCGACTCAGATAAAAGTCCTGAAG CTGGAGGTTCTCACCAATCTGGCCAATGAGACAAACATCTCCACCATTCTCAGGGAGTTTCAG ACCTACATTAAAAGCATGGATAAAGACTTTGTGGCTGCAACCATCCAAGCCATCGGCCGCTGCGCCACCAACATCGGGGAGGTGAGAGACACGTGTCTGAACGGCCTGGTGCAGCTGCTGTCCAACCGGGACG AACTGGTTGTGGCTGAGTCGGTGGTGGTCATTAAGAAACTGCTGCAGATGCAACCGGAGAAACACAGCGACATCATCAAGCACATGGCGAAGCTGACAGACAACATCCAG GTGCCGATGGCGCGGGCCAGCATCCTGTGGCTGATCGGAGAGTACTGCGAGCACGTGCCTAAGATTGCTCCAGATGTGCTGAGGAAGATGGCGAAGTCTTTCACCAATGAGGAGGACATTGTGAAGCTCCAAATCATAAACCTGGCGGCCAAGCTGTATCTCACCAACTCCAAACAG ACCAAACTGTTGACGCAGTATGTTCTGAACTTGGCCAAGTACGATCAAAACTACGACATCCGCGACCGCGCCCGTTTCATCCGCCAGCTCATCGTGCCCACCGAGAAGAGCGGGGCGCTCAGCAAGTACGCTAAAAAGCTGTTCCTCGCCCTCAAACCTGCACCGGTCCTCGAGTCTCCGTTTAAAG ATCGAGACCACTTCCAGCTGGGTTCACTGTCCCACCTGCTGAATGCAAAGGCCGGCGGCTACCAGGAGCTGCCTGACTGGCCTGAAACCGCTCCAGACCCGTCCGTGCGCAACGTGGAG GTGCCCGAATGGACCAAGTGCAGCAGCCgagaaaagaggaaggagaagaaggtggagaagccGTTTTACTCTGACTCGGAGGGCGAGTCTGGGCCCACGGAGTCTGCAGACAGCG AGTCAGACTCCGCCAGCAGCTCGgacagcggcggcagcagcagcaacgagaGCGGGTCGGGATCAGAGAGCGGAGAGAGCGAGGACGGCTCCGAgtctgatgatgaggaggaggaggaggaggatgaagacgaaaagggcaagaagaagaaaaagaacgaATTAAAGAAGCCGGTTCAAGAAAGCGAAAG TGAGCagagcagtgaggaagaggagcggaagcaggagaggaagagcaaaaagagcaaaaagcCCAAGAGCGAGTCTGAGTCCAACTctgaagaggacgaggagagcGAGTCTGACAGCAGCCCATCGGAATCTGAGGAGTCAGAGGCCGAggtcaaaaagaaaaagaag GCGGCGGAAGCCAAACCTTCATCCAAGCCTgtcaagaaggagaagaaagaaatgtcCCTGCTGGACCTGGATGATT TTGAACCAGCTCCGTCCCCTCAAGTCACACCCGTCAACAATTTCCTGTCCAACAGCCTCGTCACCGACCTGGAGGGACTGTCTCTGTCCGACAGCGTCCTCTCGCCGGCT ACCATCTCGCCGTCCAGCGCGCTGAAGAACTTCGAGCTGCTGCACCGCATCACGGGCGAGGGTCTGTCGGTGGACTACTGCTTCAGCCGACAGCCCTTCAGCCCCGACGCCAACATGGTGGCGGTACAGATGCAGTTCACCAACAACGGCGCCGCCGACACCAAGAACCTGCACATAGAGGACGTGAAGCTTCAGTCAGGGATGAGGGTCAAGGAGTTTCCAGAGATCG AGCTGCTGCCTGCGGGCGAGACGGCCACGGCTGTGCTGGGCATCGATTTCTGCGACTCGACGCAAGCGGCAAACTTCCAGCTGTG cACTCACGCCAAGAAATTCTTTGTGTCGATTCAGCCGCCGGTGGGGGAGCTGATGAGGCCCGTCTTCCTGACAGAGAACGAGTTTAAAAAGGAACAAG GTCAACTGATGGGAATGAATGAGATCGCGGAGAAGCTCACGCTGGACGCCAAGTGTCGTAACGAGCACGCCATCGTCCAGAGAGTGACCGCGGCTGCCAACCTCAGCAGAGTGCCCTGTGGTTCGGACAGAGAGTGCAG GTTCGCAGGCAGGACGGTGACAAGCAGCAGCCTGGTGTTGGTCACCGTGGCGACCAAAGAGGAGGGCGCCGCACAGCTGACCGTCAACTGTGAGAAAATGGTCATCGGCACCATGCTGGTGAAAGACATCCTGCTGGCCTTGACGCAGTGA